The Treponema phagedenis DNA segment TATCCGTCATTGCATCAATTTGTTTTTTGGTTGTTTCTGAAAAAATACAGCTTTTAAAATTTGATTTCATATGTTACCCCTTTTTTGCGGTTGTTCTCTTTTTATTCCATAATTCCATTTGCGTTCAGGAAAATCTTCAAAAAGTTTTTTGAAAACTTCGGCACTTAGTTGATTGTTGTTGCAGTACAGCCATTGCAAACTTGTACAACCGCTTGCGTTTAATGCGGTTAGTTGATTGTGTTCGCAGTCCAGCCATTGCAGGCTTGTACAACCACTTACGTTTAATGTGGTTAGCTGATTGTTGGAGCATCCCAGCCATTGCAGGCTTGTACAACCGCTTACGTTTAATGTGGTTAGCTGATTGTTGGAGCATCCCAGCCGTTGCAGGCTTGTACAACCACTTACATCTAATGCGGTAAGCTGGGTGCGGAAGCAGTACAGCTCTTGCAAACTCGTACAACCGCTTACGTTTAATTTGGTTAGCTGATTGTATTGGCAGTCCAGATTTTGCAAACTCGTACAACCGTTTACGTTTAATTTGGTTAGCTGATTGTATTGGCAGTCCAGATTTTGCAAACTCGTACATCCGCTTACGTTTAATGTGGTTAGCTGATTGTTGTAGCAGCTCAGCCGTCGCAAACTTGTTAAGCCGCTTGCGTTTAATTTGGTTAGCTGATTGTATTGGCAGCCCAGCTCTTGTATGTCATATCCCTTAATGATTATCTCTTCTGCGTTATTCTGGACAGCAATGTTTTCCCAGTTGTCGCTTTGCATCTCCGCAATTTTCTTACCACCGTTCCATACTTCACACGGGCTGCCGTCTTTTGTTGTAACACGCAGATTAATACTACCCGCTTTTGTCCTCATTCGTATTTTATCCATTTGCTGTCTCCAATAATTTTATCTTATGTTGCAAATTCATTAAAAAAGCATTTCACTTTTAACATGCGTTTCCGCTGCTTTTAAATTTTTGCACGCCTGCTTATAGTAACTTTCTTTTAATTCAATTCCTATAAACTTTCTTTTGAGGAGTATACTCTCATACCCTTCGCTTCCTATTCCTGCAAATGTTACCTTATCCATATAAACCTCCTCATCGGTTATAGTTTTGTTTTATCGTTTAAAAGACCGATACAGCATTTGTATGATGTCATTTTCATTCCCAACCCAGTATAATTTATTGTCGATGCGGTCATCTTCCGCTATTGGAAGTCGTGTACATTTTGCAAGCAGCTTTTCAAGTGCGTATTTATCAAGTTTTAGTTTCTTTTCAAGAAAAACTCTTTCAATTCCCGCTTCACCTGCTTTTTGTAATAACGTACACATCTTCTTGATTAACTCCTTTTCTTTTCTTTTTTGTTTTGCGCTTTTTACATTTTGCTTTTTTATAATTGCTGTTTGGTTATAAAAATCAAATGTTAATTGCAGCGGACTTTCTTTTGGCTTGTATTTATTTTTATAAAACAAAAAAAGCCGATATTCTTTTTTCCCAAAAATAAAAACAGGCGTATTGTCTATTGTTATTTTTGGAATGGTATATTTCCGCGCAAAATATCGCACTTCAGCCGTGCTGCTTTTTGTTTTTCTCGCCACCTCTGCCACGGTGTACAAATTGCAAATGCCTCCCGTTTTTCACTTTCTACCTCACACGGCAAAAGTAGAAAGTGAAAAATTATTATACAGTGTTTTTAAAATGGTAATTTGTCATCAAAATCGTTATACTGATTTTGTTGTGGTTGCGGTTGCCATTTATTAGCGTTTCCATTGTTTCTTTGCGCTCCTTGCGTCTGTTGTTGGTTTTGACTAGGCGCATGAAATGCCGACTGTCCCTGCTGCTGATACGCTTGATATGCTTGTGGGTTTTGCGGCTGTTGTCTTTGCTGCGGATATCCGTTTGTTTGCGGTTTCTCCGCTATAAGTCTTTGCACTTCAAAAAACTGCTTTCCGTCATTGTTCGGCTCGCTCTTGTCAATATAAATACGCCCTTTAGCTCCAAGCCATGACTGGACATTAAAATTACCACGAGGAATATTAAAGCAATCAAAAAACCGAGTAATGTTTTTGTTTGTTCGCTCCCACGCCTCCTGACTTGACTGGTCGTCAACAAGCCAGTACCGTAATTCACCTTGTCCTGCAATAGAAAAGCCCATCTCTACCATTGCCTTTCCTGTTTTTGAAAGAGTCTCTGTTGCCTTTGTAATGATACACTCCCACTCGCCTGGTTGAAAATTATTATCACTCCAGTTTTCATCAACCTGATATCGACTGCCAAATTTCATAAGTATTTCTCCTTATTTTAAAAATTGATATTCTAAGTCTTGTTCATCCATAAATGATTGCAAAGCTAACAACTGAGTTTCCGATCCGCTTACTGAAAACTGTACCGTATATAATTGCGCCGTTGCTGTTTGTGCCGCTTGCGGTTCTTGCAGTAACCCTGTAACATCAACGATTTCTGTTTGTCCCTGCTCTGCCATAAACGGAGCAGCCTCGATTGACGGAATATCTTCTATCTGTTCAATTACGGTTTTCTGATTTTCAACCTTTGCTAATCGCTCCCTGTTTGCCTTTATCTCATCTGCTTTTGCAAAGGCCGCATCAAGGTCAAGCGTTGAAAGGTAAAATTCTTTTGCCTCATCTTCTCCAAGCCGGTCAAGTATTTTTAAATCGTTTTTAATTTTTTCTGTTTTGCTATTCAATTCAGCGAAAACATCATCAAGCTTCATTGTTTTGTTAAGCCATTTTTCATTAAAAAGCAGCGCAAAATCTACAAGGTCAAAATTAAGCGAATTAAAATATTCAATGATAGTTGCTTTTTTAACCGCCTTATCCTGAGCTTCTACTTCCTTAACAATTTCATCAATTGCATTTGAAGCGGTTTTGATTAAAGAGACTGTTTCATTTACGGTTGTTTTAAACTCTTCAATCGGAGCCATAAATGCTCGCTCAATTTCAATGCGTTTGTCATTTAAAAGCTTTGCTGACTTATTCAGTTCCGCCTTATCTTTTTTTGCAGCATCAATATTTTCAGGGGTGTAATTTTCCGCCTTGTATAATTTAATTTGATTTTTAACCTGCTCTTTTAATTCTTTCGCATTTGTTGTAAGCTCCCCGACGTTTTGTGTGTATACCTCAAGCGATAAGGCTATCGGCTGCGCCACAATTTCTTTTGTTTGTTTTGCCATAGTGTTAAACTCCTTTAAAATTTTTTTTGATTGATAACAATCAAATACTTCTTGTATTGCCTCTTCCGAAAGAAACGGAATGTCATACACTTTAAATATTCCCGTATTTGGGACATGTAAAACTTTTAATTTTTTACTTTTAAAAAAGAGATTATAAAGATTAAGCTGTAACGTCCATAACGGTATGTTTTCTTTCGCCTGACTTTTTATGTCAAAAAGAATATCAGTGCCAACAATGTCCGCCGTCCCTGCAAACATAAAGCCGTTATGATTGTGATAAAACATTGCCTCAAACAAACATGCTGAACGGTTGATGTTCTTTTCAATCCATTTAGCTTCAGCCGATTGAATATTGCCGGTTTCTATTTCTTTATGAATTGCAGTCCCTCGATCCGCAGCAGCTTTTAAATTGCGCTGCGGAATATGCGACAAGTCCTCACCGGTAACAGAACGGATGATTTGCGTTACAGAAGGGATTACTACATCATTCACCTTATACGTATGCGTTTGTTCATCAAACACAAACTTATTATCTTGCAAATTGCATGATTGACGGTTTAACATGTGTTGTCTCCTTATTTTGTGTTTGTTTGCTTTTGTTTTGTGCAGGTGCACCTTCATTTGCGGGCAATGAATAATATTCTCGTATTGTTCGGTCTACCGCTTTTAAGTCATTCGGAATAAGCAGCGAGTCAAACATTCCCATCGGGGATTTGACGGTGTCGGCTCCATTGTTAATTGTTGCAAAACAAAACTGACGCTGATTATTACCATCAATTGCTACAACTGTTTTTAAAACGATTGTAAAAAGTCCCTCAAGCGTAATTTTTTCATCGAGTAACTTACCGATTGTTTTACATTTCTCTCGGCCGTCCAGCTGCTCAATATGCGAAAGAAAATATATAATCTTATCATCAGGAAGGTTTATTGCCGTTTGGATTAATTGAAAAAAATTGCTCCCGATATCCGTAAACTTTTCAAAACCTTTTTCTTTTGCTCGGTTCATAAATTCAAACGCCATCAGGTATTGACAATCATCAATTACGATGCTTTTTGCCGCTGCTCTTTTTAATACCGTCATTATCTCTGCGTAATTATCCGATTTTAAAACCGTTAATTCAGATTTAAACGGTAAAGGTTTTTTTGAAATGTTTACGATTGAGGCTTCCCCTCTTTTGAAATTGCGTAAACTCGTTGATTTACCGGTTCCGCTTTCCCCGATTACCATTACTACTACTGCCATTTGCTTACTCCTTGTTTTTGCATTTGCAATTTTCACATGCGCCGGAGCATTTATTGCTTCCGGATACGTTGCTATATTGACGGTTATATACATTCCGCCAAAAGATATACATGTACTCATCGTGCCTAAAAAATGTCATACTTTTAATTACTTGCTCTTTTGTCATCCGTTTTACCTTTTAAATAAAATCAAGTGGAGTTACTCCATAGTATGAATAAGGGTTTTTGTTGTATTCCCGCACTTCTTCCGCTAGTGATTTCCAGTCCGTTTGTTGATATACGGCGTCTGTCAATTCATCAGCGTCTTTTATACATAACCGCGCAAGCGCTTTTTCTTCCTCGCTGGTCAGCTCGTTAGAATAAGGCTCCATGTTTTTGTCAAAAATGGATAAATCCCCGACGTCTTCGCATTGATAGTCAATTTCAGGTTCATAATAACTATCAAAGCTCCAGCTAAATTTTTGCGTAACAGTCCAGCCATTAGAAAGCTTTGTTTCAACATTCCCAAAAGTGCAATCATCTTCAAAGCTGATTGTTTCGGATACTTTGGTAATAGGTTCGCTCATCTTTTTACTCCTTCTTGTGGTTTATAGATTTTTTATTTTCACTTTCGATGATGTATCTGCAACATTCTTTGAAAGTTCCCGTTTTAACAATTAGTCCTATACTTCTGTCTGTTAATTCAAATCCATCTTTCGTTACTTGAAAGGAATACATATTTCCGCTCCCTTTTTTCCTTTAAGAAAAAAAAGCGACTTAAGGCAGATGTCGTGTTTCCTTAAGTCGCTTCTTCGTGCGAAAGCACTAAAAAGAAGAACACGACTAATTCTTTTTAATGCTCTATTCTGTTTTCTATAATCAGCATTCGCTGAATATATTTATATTATACAAGCATTTGCTGAAGTGTCAACAGAATTTTAAGAAAATTCTTATTTTTTTTCTCTTTTTTCAGCCGATATTGAATATATATGACAGGGCAAGAATTAGTAAGAAGAATTGACTACCTACTGAAACTGAAAAATGAAAAACGACAGGCTCTCGCAAACGCTATCAATATAACCTCTCAATCTTTTACCGACTGGGATAAAAGAGGCAATTTCCCTAGAGCCGATGTTTTGTATAAAATTGCCATATATCTTGATGTCCCTATGGAATTTCTCGTAACCGGCAAAAATCCACCGCACTGGAAACCGCCCGCCCGCATCGCTCCCATTGTGGAAATTCTCGAAACCTTGTCAGACCAAGATTTAGAAGTAGTCCTTAAAATGGTAAGCGGTCTAGTAAAGGAATAACACCATGTTTATTTGTCTGCGATGTTCGACAATACTAATAGACTCCCTTGTTTTTCTGTCAGGGTTTACATTTCCCTTACGCACTTGAAAATAAATAAACCCGCTTTTTCAAATATCTGTTTGCGTGAAACGTCCTGCGCTTACGTTTTCCGCTTTTTCAAAATCTTCTAAACACCTGCTTAACAAGTCGGCGTTTTTATTGACAAAATCCCACCACTCCCTTTGCCCATCTTTCTTGTTCTTTTTCTATTGCTTTTCCTCGTTCTTTTTTTGTTTCAAAATCAGCCAAGCAGTCGCATTCATCTTCTATATCTTCCGCTTTTTCCTCAATCGTTTTTTCTCGCTCTTCTGATAAACGGAGCTTAAAAAGTCCCAGCCGCTCACGTGCTTTATTCCGTACATATAGGTCATCATCCTCTAATAAGATTTCTAAAATATCTGCTGTTACGTTTATGTTTTCTGCAACCGCACCCCGTACATAACGATGAGGATCGCTTGCGGCAAGAGATAATAAAATGTTTTGCGGCGTCTTTTCACTTTTCGCTATTGTCTTCCTTCTGTTTAAAGATAATTTTTTAATTTCCTCAATATTCATTTTTCATACTTCTCCTACATTAAACTTGCCTTAATACATTTCTTAAACCGCTTTAGTTTATCCTCCGGCAGCGTTTCAAATACTTCTTTTACACGCTCAAAAAAACTGCTATCATTGAGATTGTTTTTGCGATCACACTCCTGCGTTTCTGAATAAAGAACGTAGCCATAATTTTCTCCGTCCGTATCGATTGCATAAAGCACATCGAGGCCTATATAATGTCTGATTTCTTTTTGGGCGAACGAATAACATCGGTATTCTTCTGCTTTAGAAATAGCTTCTTCAAATGAAGTTGTATAAAGGTAGTCGCAGTTTACCGCTTTTTCAGTTGTTACCGTAGTAAGTTCCGCTCTAAAGATATACCCGCCATGTTCTTTAATAAGTGCCATCAATCCCGAAGCATCTTTTGCCTTGATTAAATCATTAATCTTTTTTGTTAAATCCATTTTCATTCCTCCATGTTTTCCGCCGGCTTTTATTCACCGGCGGAAGTTTTGATTTATGCCGTAAGTCGTTTAGCGCCTTTCGCTTCTTTAGTCGGTGCTATTCGTGCGGTGCGCTCTACAAACTTTGCGGGCTTCTCACTTTTGCCAACCTCCATCGACAAGTAGAAATTAGTATTAAAATAATCACTCATTACGTCGCTGTAATCAAAATTGTATGAATTTGCAAAGTTGAAAACGTCTTCTATAACAGTCCATATTACAGGATTGATATATGGACATAAACCTTTGTGCAAAGCACCAAAACCCAATTCACATCTTCCGCTTGTTTGGATTGTCCACTCGATAAACTCTTCACGCTGTTTTTTTGTAAGTTGACAGCGGCGAAGTTTATCGTTAAGAGAAGGCACAAAGCAACGCTCATCAGGGGATAAACTTTTTACGTACCCTTCTACTAATTCTCTGTTTGTGAATTCAATCGGATGTTCCATTAAAGCTATATCTATACGGCTGTCTGTTGTGGAAACTGAAAATTTGTATGTAGGATGTACATATTTGACATAGTCTCGAATAATAGCGGTTATGTCTTTATTCCTTAAGCCGCTAGTGTAACGCTTGCCTGTCCATCCTCGTTGTGCGTAAAAGTCGGACGTGAACTCTTTCGCCGTCTCTTTTACTTCTACAGGCGCATAGCGTTTAGCCACTGCAAAAGCAATGTCAAATTCATTGTTCAATTGCTGCATTTGTTCAGTAGACCCTCCAACATCCGGATGTACTCTTAAAGCTTCTTTTTTGTAAGTTGCTTTTACTTCTTCTAAGGTCATGTTGTTTTTAAAATATTTCATCATCTGTTCCTTTCCTGTTTTCCTAACAGGTAAATAAAAAAGCGACCTAAGACTAATGCAGTGTTTCTTAAGTCGCTTTTTAGCTAGTGCTATAAGGCACTAAAAAAATACACTGCAAGTTTTTTAGTGCTTTAATCCTTAACTGTATTTATATTATCGGACATTTATCCTTTTTTGTCAAGTACTTTTCAGGATATTTGTCCTTTTTTTTTTAGTTTTTTTATAAAAAATATCATTTTATAAGGTTTTTTGTCCGTTATTCCGATAAACTATGTATGTTAGATTTTTGGATACGTGTAAAAGAGCTGCTAAAGGTTGTTAATATAACTCAGCAAGACATAGCAACATCTATTCATATTCCTCCTGATACGTTCAGTAAGTGGATACAAAAAGACCGATTGCCGAATGCCGAACAATCTTATAAAATCGCCGACGCTCTGGGCGTCTCCGTCGAGTATTTAGTAACGGGAAAAGAAAAAGATAACGCACCAAAAATCACAGAAACTAAAGACCTCCTCTTGAAAGCTATCGAGAATTTGGATACGATGAAGTAAATATATATTCTTTATGAGGAGTTTTTATATATTTTGCAAAAAACCAAATCAGAATAACGGGCGGCTTTTTTGCGCTTTCCTATTTAAATATACCTCCAAAAAAACATGCTTCCCCAAAACACAATAGAGAATGAACCCCGTGTATCTCTATCGTGTTGGTGGGCAAAACTCCCAAAACAAGAACGTAAACAGTTCTGTTTAGAGAATTTTCATAGCCACTTGAGCTTGCCGACAACACAGACCGCATAAAGCGAACCCTTCCCTAAAACCCTTTGTAAGCCTCGCCGAAACAGAGTACTTTAAGAGGACGGCAAGCCGTCTGTAATACACTCTAAAAAGAGTGTTTATTGCTTTATATTAACTCTGTATAGAGTTAATGTCAATATACTTTTACGCTCTTTTGCGTTATTTTTTCTTTTTTTATACCGATATAGAGAGTATGGACGCTGATTCTATCTGGAATAATGTAAAACCTCTAATAAAAGAGCAAAACACCACACAAGAAGCTATTGCAAAAAAATGCGATATCCCTTTTAGGACTTTTCAAGGATGGATTTCAAAATCCATAATTCCAGATGCCGTCTCGTTGTATAAAATTGCCCACGCACTCAATGTTTCTGTTGAGTACCTTATAACCGGACGGCACCCAAATAACGCTGAAACTGTCGATAGAACTAAAACCCTTCTCGCTGAAGCAATGCGGACGCTTGACGATATTAAATAGCTGCCCCCGCTCTCTGCCGCTCTTTCTGTGTTTTTAGATACTCGATTATGGTTATTCTTCCCTGATGAATTACAAGCCGTAGTCCTACTTCTCCAAACTCAACACCGCTACATTGACGGGCTAATTCCTTACTGATTATTTCAAAGTCCGGCTGCTCGTGCATTTTCGCCCCCCTTTTTTTATAAACGCCTCTACATCCGATTTTCTAAACCGAACAACCCGCCCAAAATAAACTCGTGGAATATCGAGCTTATCCACCGTTCCCATGCTCAATTGAAAAATCTTGCATAGGTCTTGCCGAGTAAAATACTCATTCTGTATGTTTGTTGTATTTTTCATAAGGCGAAGTCTATCAGATTTTTAAGATGGCAATATCCGAAATAGTACCGTGTTTTTGTGTGTCTTTGTGTTTAGGTGTGTTTGCAATACCGAAATAGTACCGTTTTATTGAGTGT contains these protein-coding regions:
- a CDS encoding helix-turn-helix domain-containing protein, whose amino-acid sequence is MLDFWIRVKELLKVVNITQQDIATSIHIPPDTFSKWIQKDRLPNAEQSYKIADALGVSVEYLVTGKEKDNAPKITETKDLLLKAIENLDTMK
- a CDS encoding LPD29 domain-containing protein; amino-acid sequence: MMKYFKNNMTLEEVKATYKKEALRVHPDVGGSTEQMQQLNNEFDIAFAVAKRYAPVEVKETAKEFTSDFYAQRGWTGKRYTSGLRNKDITAIIRDYVKYVHPTYKFSVSTTDSRIDIALMEHPIEFTNRELVEGYVKSLSPDERCFVPSLNDKLRRCQLTKKQREEFIEWTIQTSGRCELGFGALHKGLCPYINPVIWTVIEDVFNFANSYNFDYSDVMSDYFNTNFYLSMEVGKSEKPAKFVERTARIAPTKEAKGAKRLTA
- a CDS encoding leucine-rich repeat domain-containing protein; amino-acid sequence: MDKIRMRTKAGSINLRVTTKDGSPCEVWNGGKKIAEMQSDNWENIAVQNNAEEIIIKGYDIQELGCQYNQLTKLNASGLTSLRRLSCYNNQLTTLNVSGCTSLQNLDCQYNQLTKLNVNGCTSLQNLDCQYNQLTKLNVSGCTSLQELYCFRTQLTALDVSGCTSLQRLGCSNNQLTTLNVSGCTSLQWLGCSNNQLTTLNVSGCTSLQWLDCEHNQLTALNASGCTSLQWLYCNNNQLSAEVFKKLFEDFPERKWNYGIKREQPQKRGNI
- a CDS encoding helix-turn-helix domain-containing protein; protein product: MTGQELVRRIDYLLKLKNEKRQALANAINITSQSFTDWDKRGNFPRADVLYKIAIYLDVPMEFLVTGKNPPHWKPPARIAPIVEILETLSDQDLEVVLKMVSGLVKE
- a CDS encoding helix-turn-helix domain-containing protein, yielding MDADSIWNNVKPLIKEQNTTQEAIAKKCDIPFRTFQGWISKSIIPDAVSLYKIAHALNVSVEYLITGRHPNNAETVDRTKTLLAEAMRTLDDIK
- a CDS encoding site-specific DNA-methyltransferase, translating into MDKVTFAGIGSEGYESILLKRKFIGIELKESYYKQACKNLKAAETHVKSEMLF
- a CDS encoding DUF1351 domain-containing protein, with the protein product MLNRQSCNLQDNKFVFDEQTHTYKVNDVVIPSVTQIIRSVTGEDLSHIPQRNLKAAADRGTAIHKEIETGNIQSAEAKWIEKNINRSACLFEAMFYHNHNGFMFAGTADIVGTDILFDIKSQAKENIPLWTLQLNLYNLFFKSKKLKVLHVPNTGIFKVYDIPFLSEEAIQEVFDCYQSKKILKEFNTMAKQTKEIVAQPIALSLEVYTQNVGELTTNAKELKEQVKNQIKLYKAENYTPENIDAAKKDKAELNKSAKLLNDKRIEIERAFMAPIEEFKTTVNETVSLIKTASNAIDEIVKEVEAQDKAVKKATIIEYFNSLNFDLVDFALLFNEKWLNKTMKLDDVFAELNSKTEKIKNDLKILDRLGEDEAKEFYLSTLDLDAAFAKADEIKANRERLAKVENQKTVIEQIEDIPSIEAAPFMAEQGQTEIVDVTGLLQEPQAAQTATAQLYTVQFSVSGSETQLLALQSFMDEQDLEYQFLK